A genomic segment from Nitrosopumilus sp. K4 encodes:
- a CDS encoding 50S ribosomal protein L22, whose protein sequence is MGRFGYAFQNYDATKHVRSSLREKGISHKHAREVAVAIKGLSIEKARDYLQAVVNKERAIAFRRFNNQVGHRADPGMMSGRYPQKTAKEFIKVLDNLESNAEYKGMDLDRLKIVNATVHKGVLVKRFIPRAMGRATPKNNVLTHVELVAQEI, encoded by the coding sequence ATGGGAAGATTCGGATACGCATTTCAAAATTATGACGCAACAAAGCATGTTCGCTCTTCATTAAGAGAGAAAGGTATCTCACACAAACATGCACGTGAAGTTGCTGTTGCAATCAAAGGTCTATCAATTGAAAAAGCAAGAGACTATCTCCAAGCAGTAGTCAACAAAGAAAGAGCAATTGCATTTAGAAGATTCAACAACCAAGTAGGACATAGAGCAGATCCTGGAATGATGTCTGGACGATATCCACAAAAAACCGCAAAAGAATTCATCAAGGTTTTAGACAATTTAGAATCAAATGCAGAATACAAAGGAATGGATTTAGATAGATTAAAAATTGTAAATGCAACAGTTCACAAAGGAGTACTAGTAAAAAGATTCATCCCAAGGGCCATGGGAAGAGCAACTCCAAAGAACAACGTCTTAACACATGTAGAGTTGGTGGCTCAGGAGATTTAA
- a CDS encoding 30S ribosomal protein S19 yields MVKEFSYRGIPQAELENMSLEKLFQLFNSRQRRSLTRGITDGKRKLIEEIKAAKAGKLKNPIKTHCRDLIILPYMVGVPVNVFSGKEFVPVHIKTEMIGHYLGEYVITNRRVSHGAPGVGASRSSLYVPLK; encoded by the coding sequence ATGGTTAAAGAATTTTCATACAGAGGAATCCCACAGGCAGAATTAGAAAATATGTCATTAGAAAAATTATTCCAATTATTCAATTCAAGACAAAGAAGATCACTTACAAGAGGAATTACCGACGGTAAAAGAAAATTAATTGAAGAGATCAAAGCAGCAAAAGCAGGGAAGCTAAAAAATCCAATCAAAACTCATTGTAGAGATTTAATTATCCTGCCATACATGGTAGGCGTTCCAGTAAATGTTTTCTCAGGTAAAGAATTCGTTCCAGTCCACATTAAAACAGAAATGATTGGACATTACTTGGGTGAATATGTAATAACAAACAGAAGAGTCTCACATGGTGCACCAGGTGTAGGAGCATCACGATCCAGTCTCTATGTGCCACTGAAGTGA
- a CDS encoding 50S ribosomal protein L23 gives MNVDQAVKIILKPYITEKTFAMVENESKICFIVDRSASKPQIAEAVNALYNQKAISVNTARTIYGKKAFVQFETTEKARDLATKIGML, from the coding sequence ATGAATGTAGATCAAGCAGTTAAAATTATTTTGAAACCATACATCACAGAAAAAACATTTGCAATGGTAGAAAATGAAAGTAAAATTTGTTTTATCGTAGACAGATCAGCAAGTAAACCACAAATTGCAGAAGCTGTTAATGCACTTTACAATCAAAAAGCAATAAGCGTAAACACTGCAAGAACAATTTATGGAAAGAAAGCATTTGTACAGTTTGAAACAACTGAAAAAGCTCGTGACCTCGCAACAAAGATAGGAATGCTATAA
- the rplD gene encoding 50S ribosomal protein L4: MKTTTFSISGAKEGDIELPLVFSTPFRPELIHKAYTNLNSHKFQPQGRHPTAGMDVVARSNDPPTGQGQSRIAKMRGGGGGRQGQAGGVASVRGGRQAHPPIVDKVIHKKLNKKENKLALCSAIAATASKKLVESRGHKVDKIESFPIVVSDEIESITKATEISKALESLKLMDDVNRLEARKARSGKSSLRGRSKKVGKSVLFVTKDSSKISKACGTLPGVEVKAVKDLSVLDLAPGSDPIRLTVYTKSALDEIAKIKSTHLEVMVKVQ, translated from the coding sequence ATGAAAACCACAACATTTTCAATTAGCGGTGCAAAAGAAGGAGACATAGAACTCCCACTAGTATTCTCAACACCATTTAGACCAGAGTTAATTCATAAAGCATACACTAATCTAAACTCACACAAATTCCAACCACAGGGAAGACATCCAACTGCAGGTATGGATGTTGTCGCAAGATCAAATGATCCTCCAACAGGTCAAGGCCAATCACGTATTGCCAAGATGAGAGGCGGGGGAGGTGGACGACAAGGTCAGGCAGGAGGAGTAGCATCAGTAAGAGGAGGAAGACAAGCCCATCCACCAATAGTTGACAAAGTCATTCATAAGAAACTAAACAAAAAAGAAAATAAATTAGCACTTTGTTCTGCAATTGCAGCAACAGCATCAAAGAAGTTAGTAGAATCAAGAGGCCACAAGGTCGACAAGATAGAATCATTTCCAATTGTTGTGTCTGATGAGATTGAATCAATCACCAAGGCAACTGAAATTTCTAAAGCATTAGAATCATTGAAGCTAATGGATGACGTTAACAGATTAGAAGCAAGAAAAGCAAGATCAGGAAAGTCATCACTTAGAGGAAGAAGCAAGAAAGTCGGAAAGAGTGTTTTGTTTGTCACAAAAGATTCATCAAAAATTAGCAAAGCATGCGGAACACTTCCAGGAGTAGAAGTAAAAGCAGTAAAAGATCTTAGTGTTTTGGATTTAGCTCCAGGCTCAGACCCCATTAGATTAACAGTATATACAAAATCAGCATTAGATGAAATTGCAAAAATAAAATCAACACATCTGGAGGTAATGGTGAAAGTACAATGA
- a CDS encoding 50S ribosomal protein L3 — MGHRKHSQPRRGSMAYYPRKRAQSMEARIRAWPKLASEEPKILAHCGFKAGCVQIVSIDDRDKTPNAGKQLVSLGTVLVTPPVLVLGVRGYSKDHNGRHAEFDVYAEELPKNISKEISVKNKEGAIDDAEKKLGKIKEIFAIVAVSPRDAGLEQKKPYVFEASVSGGDIQKQFAHVKELLGKEIKIDQIFETGASVDVAAITKGKGWQGVIQRMGAKRKQHKSRKTVRELGSLGPISPQNIMYTVPRAGQMGFHQRVEYDKRIMIISNTEENEMKINPEGGYKHFGLVKGDFIILKGSVPGTYRRLIKLRSQIRNAPPKVTKPNILEVVV; from the coding sequence ATGGGACATAGAAAACACAGTCAGCCACGTAGAGGAAGTATGGCATACTATCCAAGAAAACGTGCTCAAAGTATGGAGGCACGAATCAGAGCTTGGCCAAAGCTTGCTTCTGAAGAGCCAAAGATTCTAGCTCATTGTGGTTTCAAAGCAGGGTGTGTTCAAATTGTCAGTATTGATGACAGAGACAAAACACCAAACGCAGGAAAACAACTCGTAAGTCTCGGGACAGTATTAGTAACTCCACCAGTGTTAGTTTTAGGAGTTAGAGGATATTCAAAAGATCACAACGGAAGACATGCAGAATTTGATGTATATGCAGAGGAACTTCCAAAGAACATATCTAAAGAAATTTCTGTAAAAAACAAAGAAGGTGCAATAGATGATGCAGAAAAAAAATTAGGAAAAATTAAAGAGATTTTTGCAATTGTAGCAGTTTCGCCAAGAGACGCAGGATTAGAGCAAAAGAAACCATATGTCTTTGAAGCATCAGTAAGTGGAGGAGACATACAAAAACAATTTGCACATGTAAAAGAATTACTTGGTAAAGAAATTAAGATTGATCAGATTTTTGAAACAGGTGCAAGTGTTGACGTTGCAGCAATTACAAAAGGTAAAGGATGGCAAGGAGTCATTCAAAGAATGGGTGCAAAGAGAAAACAACACAAATCAAGAAAGACTGTAAGAGAACTAGGTTCACTTGGTCCAATTTCACCACAGAACATCATGTACACAGTTCCAAGAGCAGGACAAATGGGATTTCATCAAAGAGTTGAATATGACAAAAGAATCATGATCATAAGCAATACTGAAGAAAATGAAATGAAAATAAATCCCGAAGGAGGTTACAAACACTTTGGTCTTGTCAAAGGGGATTTCATCATTCTAAAAGGTTCAGTTCCTGGAACATATAGAAGACTAATCAAACTGAGAAGTCAAATCAGAAATGCTCCACCCAAAGTAACAAAACCAAATATTTTGGAGGTAGTTGTATAA
- a CDS encoding putative RNA uridine N3 methyltransferase: MKLSIAIPESSLSDETTKMDKTRKISILARACAIFKIDTIYVYQEGNNKEDGNLLVTILKYLETPQFLRKRLFPKMNELKFAGVLQPLKIPSHITPANPKKINRGDIREGIVVSIKGKRFVDVGINQLVPYFGKSGIGKRTTVQFKVGYPDFSVKEIQRSEIPTYWGYSVKERSNLFSLMTEWKGNTIITSRKGKTATKEQLSKYIKTNIPTLLIFGSPEKGVHEILGGKLKNIQNAKSLNFFPNQATETVRLEEAILGTLAIINAYSIGQNIGNNG; encoded by the coding sequence TTGAAACTATCTATTGCAATTCCAGAATCATCTTTGTCTGATGAAACCACAAAAATGGATAAAACAAGAAAAATTTCAATTCTTGCAAGAGCGTGTGCAATTTTTAAAATAGATACAATTTATGTTTATCAAGAAGGAAATAACAAAGAAGATGGAAATCTACTTGTAACTATTTTGAAGTATTTAGAAACACCTCAATTTCTCAGAAAGAGACTTTTTCCAAAAATGAATGAATTAAAATTTGCAGGAGTCCTACAACCTCTAAAAATTCCAAGCCACATAACACCTGCAAACCCAAAAAAGATCAACAGAGGAGACATCAGAGAAGGAATAGTAGTTAGCATAAAAGGAAAGAGGTTTGTGGATGTTGGAATAAATCAACTAGTACCATATTTTGGCAAATCTGGAATTGGGAAGAGGACTACAGTTCAATTCAAAGTAGGATATCCAGATTTTTCAGTCAAAGAAATACAACGTAGTGAAATTCCAACGTATTGGGGCTATTCTGTTAAAGAAAGATCAAATTTATTTTCCCTAATGACAGAATGGAAAGGTAACACCATAATTACATCAAGAAAAGGAAAAACGGCTACAAAAGAACAATTATCAAAATACATAAAGACAAACATCCCGACTCTGCTGATTTTTGGATCTCCTGAAAAGGGAGTACATGAAATTCTGGGAGGAAAACTAAAGAACATTCAAAATGCAAAATCATTAAATTTTTTCCCAAACCAGGCAACAGAGACTGTCCGTTTGGAAGAAGCCATCCTAGGCACACTTGCAATCATTAATGCATATAGTATTGGTCAAAATATTGGAAATAATGGTTGA
- a CDS encoding archaeal proteasome endopeptidase complex subunit alpha, with translation MLPAQQGYDRAITVFSPDGRLYQVEYAIETVRRGTVAVGIKCKEGIVIAVEEKPRKLQISETAQKIFQIDDHVGVAAAGYIPDARSQVDNARFFSQSNKMIYDEAVEVETIAKHLADQCQQFTQYAGVRPFGVALILGGVINSKPQLFLTDPSGTYISYDAIAIGSGSDQVTDFLEKTYKEDLSLEDASALAAAGIYLASEDKEGTSHIRMAHIRSDSGLFEIISENQIKTYATTAKEKYPHDKN, from the coding sequence ATGCTTCCTGCACAACAAGGTTACGACAGAGCAATCACGGTATTTTCACCGGACGGTAGATTGTATCAGGTAGAATATGCAATTGAAACAGTAAGAAGAGGCACTGTTGCAGTAGGCATAAAATGTAAAGAAGGGATCGTGATAGCAGTAGAGGAAAAACCAAGAAAACTGCAAATTTCAGAGACTGCTCAAAAGATTTTCCAAATTGATGATCATGTAGGAGTTGCAGCTGCAGGATACATTCCAGATGCAAGAAGTCAGGTAGATAATGCAAGGTTCTTTTCACAAAGCAACAAAATGATTTACGATGAAGCAGTAGAAGTTGAAACGATTGCAAAACATTTGGCTGATCAGTGTCAGCAATTTACACAATATGCAGGAGTAAGACCATTTGGTGTGGCCCTAATATTAGGCGGGGTCATCAATAGCAAACCCCAGTTATTCTTAACAGATCCTAGTGGAACTTACATCTCATATGATGCAATTGCCATTGGCTCAGGTTCTGATCAAGTAACAGACTTTCTAGAAAAAACATACAAGGAAGATCTTTCACTAGAGGATGCATCTGCACTGGCAGCTGCTGGAATTTATTTAGCAAGTGAAGATAAAGAAGGAACAAGCCATATCAGAATGGCACACATAAGATCAGATAGTGGTTTGTTTGAAATTATTTCAGAAAATCAAATTAAAACATATGCAACTACTGCCAAAGAGAAGTATCCACACGATAAAAACTAA
- a CDS encoding DUF371 domain-containing protein: protein MQFEIDFFGHENIRSNHQKTIEITKESDLTPQGDCIIGVNATSSCSDLPLAMKEKLKDPKTKVSFLIKVDEYEFTVEGRGHENLSLTHSEDIVIRKSDFVCPRTLAVKCDKASDVLPREMVSLLRNPKTKGKFVIIIE from the coding sequence GTGCAATTTGAGATAGATTTTTTCGGACATGAAAATATTAGATCAAACCATCAAAAAACAATTGAGATTACAAAAGAATCAGATCTTACTCCTCAGGGTGATTGTATAATTGGAGTAAATGCTACTTCCAGCTGTTCTGATTTGCCTCTTGCAATGAAAGAAAAACTAAAGGATCCTAAAACAAAGGTGTCATTTCTAATTAAAGTAGATGAGTATGAGTTTACTGTTGAGGGCAGAGGACATGAAAATCTTTCATTGACTCATTCTGAGGATATTGTTATAAGAAAAAGCGACTTTGTATGTCCCAGAACACTGGCTGTAAAATGCGACAAGGCATCTGATGTTTTGCCACGTGAAATGGTCTCTCTTCTTCGAAATCCAAAAACGAAAGGAAAATTTGTAATTATTATAGAATAA
- a CDS encoding Snf7 family protein: MISNSWNKTERESISQRVMGKVKPDIPLKNKIDVAQKKLQFQISKLENITEKLQKKHDGIFEKVVNAQKSRNNAYAQAYAAELVQVRKMKNMVNGAKLSMEQIQLRLNTVSELGDVVVTLSPCMSIIKGLSPSLSSIMPEANASMQDLSQILGDVMSGSSMQGVEPMNIGGHESADTLAILEEAHSVIAGQTKEQIPDIPASLKNEIVQKRDSDIFI; encoded by the coding sequence TTGATCAGCAATTCTTGGAACAAAACTGAAAGAGAAAGCATATCTCAAAGAGTAATGGGAAAAGTAAAACCAGACATTCCATTAAAAAATAAAATCGATGTGGCTCAGAAAAAATTACAGTTTCAAATTTCAAAATTAGAAAACATCACCGAAAAATTACAAAAGAAACACGATGGTATTTTTGAAAAAGTTGTAAATGCACAAAAATCTCGAAACAATGCTTACGCTCAAGCGTATGCTGCAGAATTAGTCCAAGTAAGAAAAATGAAAAACATGGTTAATGGTGCAAAACTATCCATGGAACAAATTCAACTTAGATTAAACACAGTGTCAGAACTTGGAGATGTTGTTGTGACACTTAGTCCCTGTATGTCAATAATCAAGGGATTAAGTCCATCATTAAGTAGCATCATGCCAGAGGCAAATGCATCAATGCAAGATTTGTCGCAAATTCTTGGTGATGTAATGAGTGGCTCATCAATGCAAGGAGTAGAACCAATGAACATAGGAGGACATGAAAGTGCTGACACATTAGCAATATTAGAAGAAGCACATTCAGTAATTGCGGGGCAAACAAAAGAACAGATCCCAGATATTCCAGCTAGTCTCAAAAATGAGATTGTTCAAAAGAGAGATTCAGATATCTTCATCTAG
- a CDS encoding redoxin family protein, whose product MKSEIKTSIMFGVGIVVAVIILSTVFSSLDTKPSATIIENLDGTIDKSGFKKAPDLVGIAHYLNTTPEKLKEQMKDKVILYDIWTYSCINCVRTLPYITAWNEKYSDEGLLIIGIHSPEFEFEKDPNNVKMAIDKHGISYPVVMDNEMETWKAFENRYWPRKYIADHEGYIRYDHIGEGAYQETEKIIQELLEERAQSLGMQIATDKALVNIEEFEHTIFRTPELYFGYKFAQGRNQLGSGEGFVKEQTVSYNEPEKIDLHKFYPIGDWKNLQDSMELVSETGSIKLQFNAKQVNIVTANYGELEIFLDGKPLPSQHAGKDMQTGNKITVSEPGLYNIIESNDSSTHVLEIKVRSPGFQIFTFTFG is encoded by the coding sequence ATGAAGTCAGAAATTAAAACATCAATTATGTTCGGAGTAGGAATCGTAGTGGCAGTAATTATACTAAGTACTGTGTTTTCATCATTAGATACAAAACCAAGTGCTACAATAATTGAAAATCTAGATGGTACAATAGACAAATCAGGGTTTAAGAAAGCACCAGATCTTGTAGGTATTGCTCATTATCTCAATACAACTCCAGAAAAACTCAAAGAGCAAATGAAAGACAAGGTAATTTTGTATGACATATGGACTTATAGTTGTATTAATTGTGTTAGAACATTACCATACATTACTGCATGGAATGAAAAATATTCTGATGAAGGATTATTGATTATAGGAATACATTCACCAGAATTTGAATTTGAAAAAGATCCAAACAATGTTAAGATGGCAATTGACAAACATGGGATTTCATATCCAGTAGTAATGGATAACGAAATGGAGACATGGAAAGCATTTGAAAATAGATATTGGCCAAGAAAATACATTGCAGATCATGAAGGATACATCAGATATGATCACATAGGGGAAGGGGCATATCAAGAAACAGAAAAAATTATCCAAGAATTGTTAGAAGAGAGAGCACAGTCATTAGGAATGCAAATTGCAACAGATAAAGCACTTGTGAACATTGAAGAGTTCGAACATACTATATTTAGAACGCCAGAACTGTATTTCGGATATAAGTTTGCACAAGGAAGAAATCAATTAGGAAGTGGCGAGGGGTTTGTTAAAGAACAAACAGTGTCATATAATGAACCTGAAAAAATCGATTTACATAAATTCTATCCAATAGGAGATTGGAAAAATCTTCAAGACAGCATGGAGTTAGTTTCAGAAACGGGCAGTATAAAATTACAGTTTAATGCAAAACAAGTCAATATTGTCACGGCAAATTATGGAGAATTGGAGATATTCCTTGACGGAAAACCATTACCATCTCAGCATGCAGGAAAAGACATGCAAACAGGAAATAAAATCACAGTAAGCGAGCCAGGATTATACAACATAATAGAGAGCAATGATTCATCTACTCACGTCTTAGAAATCAAAGTACGCAGCCCAGGATTTCAAATATTCACGTTCACTTTTGGATAA
- a CDS encoding cytochrome c biogenesis CcdA family protein, with amino-acid sequence MAEITFAVAALAGLGSFVAPCILPMIPAFLAYISGTTLTELNQESRTKTISINRANIVLNSIFFVLGFSVVFSTLGVIINSVLSSSAGELTEILNQVGGIVIVGFGVFLLLSTKINRLNVEKKFFPKRSKASYPMSFVFGLAFAAGWTPCVGPILGTILTLAATTPSVAFNLLLAYSLGLGIPFILIGVFYSRANRVIRAMSRHLKYYNLILGGFIIILGVLVFTNQIAYIANFPLLNELLFLG; translated from the coding sequence ATGGCAGAAATTACCTTTGCAGTTGCTGCACTAGCAGGATTAGGATCATTTGTTGCGCCATGCATTTTGCCAATGATTCCAGCATTCCTGGCATATATTTCAGGCACCACCTTAACTGAATTAAATCAAGAATCAAGGACAAAAACAATTTCAATTAACCGTGCAAACATTGTTTTAAATTCAATATTTTTTGTACTTGGTTTTTCCGTAGTATTTTCAACATTGGGGGTGATCATCAACAGCGTTCTGTCAAGTTCGGCAGGAGAATTAACCGAAATACTAAACCAAGTGGGAGGAATAGTCATTGTTGGTTTTGGTGTCTTTTTGTTGTTATCTACAAAAATAAACAGATTAAATGTTGAAAAAAAGTTTTTTCCAAAAAGATCAAAGGCTAGTTATCCAATGTCATTTGTATTTGGATTAGCTTTTGCTGCAGGTTGGACTCCTTGTGTTGGTCCTATTTTAGGAACCATACTTACATTGGCTGCAACAACGCCATCAGTTGCATTCAATCTACTTCTTGCATACTCATTAGGATTAGGAATTCCGTTTATTCTAATAGGAGTATTCTACTCAAGGGCAAACAGAGTAATCAGAGCAATGAGTAGACATCTGAAATATTACAATCTAATTTTAGGTGGATTTATCATAATTTTAGGCGTGTTAGTATTTACGAATCAAATTGCATATATTGCAAACTTTCCACTTCTCAACGAATTGTTGTTTTTAGGGTGA
- a CDS encoding pyridoxal phosphate-dependent aminotransferase family protein, producing the protein MKPKLKFIDKELDQIKRNHLHRKLKYVKSEGSHVTINGKKLLNFCSNDYLGIPSKKTQIKQMQSSSRLVSGNDETYKKLEKKLAKHKSQQESLVFPTGYMANLGTISAVAKKGDIILSDKLNHASIIESCKLSGAKIIIYNHNDIDDLQKKLKQNAKNKFVITEGVFSMDGDFSKLDQITEVAQKSNAITILDDAHGDFVFGKDGKGTANHYNVSKKIDIYISSLSKGLGSFGGYICSQKNVIDYCINRSKSFIYTSALPSFLIDYSLNKLESNREKYRKKLLSNTKKLSDGLKQIGYEIKSQSQIIPLIIGNEKKAMEFGEYIFKRGIFAQPIRYPTVPKDQARLRISVTSWLSEKDIDTALSVFDSASNKFKI; encoded by the coding sequence TTGAAGCCTAAACTGAAATTCATAGACAAAGAATTAGACCAGATTAAAAGAAACCACCTACACAGAAAACTAAAGTATGTAAAATCAGAGGGATCACATGTTACAATTAATGGAAAAAAACTGCTGAATTTTTGCTCAAATGATTATTTGGGGATACCCTCAAAAAAAACGCAAATAAAGCAAATGCAATCAAGTTCAAGACTTGTTTCAGGAAACGATGAAACGTACAAAAAATTAGAAAAAAAACTTGCAAAACACAAATCGCAACAAGAGTCCCTAGTGTTTCCAACAGGATATATGGCAAATTTGGGAACAATTTCGGCAGTTGCAAAAAAAGGAGACATCATACTTAGTGATAAATTAAATCATGCAAGCATAATTGAATCATGTAAATTATCAGGAGCTAAAATCATAATTTACAATCATAATGATATAGATGATCTGCAAAAAAAACTCAAACAAAATGCAAAAAACAAGTTTGTGATTACAGAAGGAGTGTTTAGCATGGACGGGGATTTTTCAAAATTAGATCAAATAACAGAGGTTGCACAAAAATCAAATGCAATTACGATATTAGATGATGCACATGGAGATTTTGTTTTTGGCAAAGACGGAAAAGGAACAGCAAATCATTACAATGTTTCAAAAAAAATTGACATATACATTAGCAGTCTTAGTAAAGGATTAGGATCTTTTGGCGGATACATTTGTTCACAAAAAAACGTTATTGATTATTGCATAAACAGATCAAAATCATTTATCTATACATCGGCATTGCCATCTTTTTTGATAGATTATTCGCTAAATAAATTAGAATCAAACAGAGAAAAATACAGAAAAAAATTACTATCAAATACAAAGAAACTATCTGACGGGCTAAAACAAATCGGATATGAGATAAAATCACAAAGTCAAATAATTCCACTGATTATCGGAAATGAAAAGAAAGCAATGGAATTTGGCGAATATATATTCAAAAGAGGCATATTTGCACAACCAATCAGATATCCGACTGTTCCAAAAGATCAGGCACGATTAAGAATATCAGTTACATCATGGTTATCAGAAAAAGACATAGATACTGCGTTATCGGTATTTGATAGCGCATCAAATAAATTCAAAATTTGA
- the bioB gene encoding biotin synthase BioB, with amino-acid sequence MSSAKEFIKECQEKVFSGTGISAEDVQRLFEVPDENISDLARAANEITRDFNGDKVDVEELNNIKKNACSEDCSFCGQSAFFDTGVETYQLPTPEEVVSRARVAKQDGAESYCLVAAWREPSQKDFEKVCIIINEINQKVGISVECSLGFLTQEQAKKLKQLGVKRYNHNLETAKSKFAEICTTHTYDDRIKTLRIARDAGLELCTGGIIGLGETRKQRLELTIELAALFPEEVTINILVPIPGTPLELQTPLPKSEIIRMFSVIRFLLPESVIKISGGRETNLDDSGEELLQSGANGIITSGYLTMGGNNAEKDIEMIKKIGLEA; translated from the coding sequence ATGAGTTCTGCAAAAGAGTTTATCAAAGAATGTCAAGAAAAAGTATTTTCTGGAACGGGCATATCTGCTGAAGACGTACAAAGATTGTTTGAAGTTCCAGATGAGAATATTTCAGATCTTGCAAGAGCAGCAAATGAAATTACACGTGATTTTAATGGAGATAAAGTAGACGTAGAAGAACTAAACAATATCAAGAAAAACGCATGTAGTGAGGATTGTTCATTTTGTGGACAATCTGCATTTTTTGATACAGGTGTTGAAACATACCAATTACCAACACCTGAAGAAGTTGTATCAAGAGCACGGGTAGCAAAACAAGATGGCGCTGAATCATACTGCTTGGTTGCAGCATGGAGAGAGCCATCTCAGAAGGATTTTGAAAAAGTATGCATAATCATTAATGAAATTAATCAAAAAGTAGGAATTAGTGTAGAATGCAGTTTAGGGTTTCTTACACAAGAACAAGCAAAAAAACTAAAACAACTGGGGGTTAAGAGATACAATCACAACTTAGAGACTGCAAAATCAAAATTTGCAGAAATTTGTACAACTCACACCTATGATGATAGAATAAAGACATTAAGAATTGCAAGAGATGCAGGATTGGAGCTCTGTACCGGAGGCATCATAGGACTTGGAGAAACAAGAAAACAAAGACTAGAGCTTACAATAGAACTTGCTGCATTATTTCCCGAAGAAGTCACAATAAACATTTTGGTTCCAATACCTGGAACGCCATTAGAATTACAAACACCATTGCCAAAATCAGAAATAATCAGGATGTTTTCAGTGATCAGATTTTTGCTACCAGAATCCGTGATTAAAATTTCTGGAGGTCGCGAAACCAATTTGGACGATTCAGGAGAAGAATTGTTACAAAGCGGAGCAAACGGAATCATCACATCAGGTTATCTCACAATGGGTGGAAATAATGCAGAAAAAGACATCGAGATGATAAAAAAGATAGGCCTTGAAGCCTAA